A single Vigna radiata var. radiata cultivar VC1973A chromosome 8, Vradiata_ver6, whole genome shotgun sequence DNA region contains:
- the LOC106771867 gene encoding serine/threonine-protein kinase prpf4B isoform X1, which produces MATDARDSRHKHRRSPSPEDVDRSSKRHKHRHRHRHRHGSKKREEDIEFDDRTIAAVPSPTPHRHLPEDDVEEGEILDDEALDSEVGKKETESDVEPGEIKVTGDGDVQSDNQNSGHLTVNSETNEDIRVDKFISPTNNADGVSPNRLSAETQDGKHATDGLDNGYLNPKSSKADKWRNGELGRFKGNEKLKGDFDVLEADVRKTHFHRNSSSESGGDKGRISGSSPSHGRYRSRSRSIGHTRDRSRSRSVIDEYVHSKRRRSEYDYDEERVRARGREHGHGSVVDDRREYSSGYHNREAHDRDRSRDRDLYREKKQEETSRGKEIERDRQRVKERERSRERYKRDVEKDRSREREDRDRRQEKERDRSWETVFERDMRREKERDRSRDRTRDAKRDRDLENERDDKNRERDNIKERARRDDRYRHKDRDTANGKDRHARHEDGNDNGDKYRKHSRHEENDYHWDRKRNSVKDYTSRGGSTAEVDESKLTSSEVEPDDLEEDTLHLPDQEEEDLNRIKEESRRRREAIMEKYKKQHQQVEVVGNERKDKDTYIQTETSEVHDGKNDDADYVEPSFAVGKSPENVTVASQKISLAGGLGEGTPKSERSEDKYCDDIFGETPTGVRKSGKGDGLMIERVGLHDNWDDAEGYYSYRIGEILDGRYEVTAAHGRGVFSTVVRAKNLKVGNGEPEEVAIKIIRNNDTMYKAGMDELVILKKLVGADPDDKRHCVRFLSSFRYRNHLCLVFESLNMNLREVLKKFGRNIGLRLTAVRAYAKQLFIALKHLRNCGVLHCDIKPDNMLVNEAKNVLKLCDFGNAMFAGKNEVTPYLVSRFYRAPEIILGLAYDHPLDIWSVGCCLYELYVGKVLFPGLTNNDMLRLHMELKGPFPKKMLRKGAFTEQHFDQDLNFLATEEDPVTKKAIKRLILNIKPKDIGTLITGSSGEDPKMLANFRDLLEKVFVLDPDKRLTVSQALNHPFITGK; this is translated from the exons ATGGCTACCGATGCCCGTGACTCGCGTCACAAGCATCGCCGATCACCCTCTCCGGAGGATGTGGACAGATCCTCGAAGCGCCACAAGCATCGCCACCGCCATCGCCACCGCCACGGTAGCAAAAAGCGCGAGGAAGATATTGAATTCGATGATCGAACCATTGCTGCTGTTCCTTCTCCAACTCCGCATAGACATCTCCCGGAGGACGATGTGGAGGAAGGAGAGATCCTCGATGATGAAGCTCTCGATAGTGAGGTAGGGAAAAAAGAGACGGAATCTGATGTCGAACCTGGTGAAATCAAGGTGACCGGAGATGGAGATGTTCAATCTGATAATCAAAATTCG GGACACCTCACTGTAAATTCAGAAACCAATGAGGACATCCGGGTTGATAAATTTATTAGCCCCACAAACAATGCAGATGGTGTCTCTCCTAATCGTTTAAGTGCTGAGACTCAAGATGGAAAGCATGCTACTGATGGTCTGGACAATGGTTATTTGAATCCTAAATCTTCCAAGGCGGATAAGTGGCGGAATGGGGAACTTGGACGTTTTAAAGGGAATGAGAAACTAAAAGGTGACTTTGATGTGCTGGAGGCTGATGTTAGGAAAACACATTTCCATAGGAATTCATCATCCGAAAGTGGGGGAGACAAAGGTAGAATATCAGGAAGTTCTCCTTCTCATGGCAGATATAGAAGTCGTTCAAGATCAATTGGTCATACAAGAGACAGGTCTCGTTCTCGTAGTGTCATAGATGAATATGTTCATTCCAAGAGAAGGCGCTCTGAATATGACTATGATGAGGAAAGAGTGAGGGCACGTGGAAGGGAACATGGTCATGGAAGTGTGGTAGATGATAGAAGGGAATAcagtagtggatatcacaatcGCGAGGCCCATGATAGAGATAGGAGTAGGGATAGAGACTTGtacagagaaaagaaacaagAGGAAACAAGCAGGGGTAAGGAGATTGAGAGGGACCGCCAAAGGGTAAAGGAACGTGAAAGGAGCCGTGAGAGATATAAAAGGGATGTAGAAAAAGATAGGAGCAGGGAAAGGGAGGATAGGGACAGGAggcaagaaaaggaaagagataGGAGCTGGGAGACAGTGTTTGAAAGGGATAtgagaagggaaaaggaaagaGATAGGAGTAGGGACAGAACAAGAGATGCTAAGAGAGATAGAGACCTGGAGAATGAAAGGGATGATAAGAATCGAGAAAGGGATAATATTAAGGAGAGGGCAAGGCGAGATGATAGATATAGACACAAAGATAGAGACACTGCAAATGGTAAAGATAGGCACGCTCGTCATGAAGATGGTAATGACAATGGAGATAAATATAGAAAACATTCGAGACATGAAGAAAATGATTACCATTgggatagaaaaagaaattctgTAAAGGATTATACCTCAAGGGGGGGAAGTACTGCAGAAGTGGATGAAAGCAAACTAACAAG CAGTGAGGTTGAACCAGATGACTTAGAGGAGGATACATTGCACTTACCTGACCAAGAAGAGGAAGATCTCAACAGGATCAAAGAAGAGAGTAGAAGAAGAAGGGAAGCAATAATGGAGAAATACAAGAAGCAGCATCAGCAAGTAGAAGTGGTTGGAAATGAACGAAAAG ACAAGGATACATACATTCAAACTGAAACCTCTGAAGTACATGATGGTAAGAATGATGATGCCGATTATGTGGAGCCATCATTTGCTGTTGGAAAATCTCCTGAAAATGTGACTGTTGCTTCTCAGAAGATATCTCTTGCTGGAGGCCTGGGAGAGGGTACTCCAAAG AGTGAAAGGTCAGAGGACAAGTACTGTGACGATATATTTGGGGAGACACCAACGGGAGTTCGAAAATCA GGAAAAGGTGATGGTTTAATGATTGAAAGGGTTGGCCTACATGACAACTGGGATGATGCAGAGGGATACTACA GCTATCGAATTGGTGAAATACTTGATGGCCGATATGAAGTCACTGCTGCACACGGGAGGGGTGTCTTTTCAACAGTTGTTCGGGCAAAGAATCTGAAGGTGGGAAATGGTGAGCCAGAGGAAGtagcaataaaaataattcgTAATAATGACACCAT GTACAAGGCTGGTATGGATGAATTGGTCATATTGAAGAAATTAGTAGGTGCAGATCCAGATGATAAACGTCATTGTGTTCGTTTCCTTTCAAGTTTTAGATACAGGAATCATCTTTGTTTAGTTTTTGAATCTCTTAATATGAATCTCCGTGAGGTTTTAAAGAAGTTTGGTCGCAATATTGGCCTTAGGCTAACAGCTGTGAGAGCATACGCAAAACAGCTTTTTATTGCCTTGAAGCATCTCCGGAATTGTGGTGTTCTTCATTGTGACATAAAGCCAGATAATATGTTG GTAAACGAGGCTAAAAATGTTTTGAAGCTTTGTGACTTTGGTAATGCAATGTTTGCTGGTAAAAATGAAGTTACACCATATCTTGTGAGTCGTTTTTATCGTGCCCCAGAAATAA TACTTGGCTTGGCATATGATCATCCATTGGATATTTGGTCCGTAGGCTGTTGTTTGTATGAGTTATATGTAGGTAAGGTTCTTTTCCCTGGGCTTACTAACAATGACATGCTACGACTTCACATGGAACTGAAGGGCCCCTTTCCAAAGAAGATGCTACGAAAG GGAGCATTTACTGAACAACATTTTGATCAGGACCTGAATTTTCTTGCAACCGAGGAAGATCCTGTGACAAAAAAG GCCATAAAGCGGTTGATTCTCAACATTAAGCCAAAAGATATTGGGACACTCATCACTGGCTCTTCCGGGGAGGATCCAAAAATGTTGGCCAACTTTAGGGATCTTCTGGAAAAAGTTTTTGTCCTGGATCCAGACAAGAGGCTGACAGTGTCACAAGCTCTGAACCACCCATTCATCACTGGCAAGTGA
- the LOC106771867 gene encoding serine/threonine-protein kinase prpf4B isoform X2 has product MATDARDSRHKHRRSPSPEDVDRSSKRHKHRHRHRHRHGSKKREEDIEFDDRTIAAVPSPTPHRHLPEDDVEEGEILDDEALDSEVGKKETESDVEPGEIKVTGDGDVQSDNQNSGHLTVNSETNEDIRVDKFISPTNNADGVSPNRLSAETQDGKHATDGLDNGYLNPKSSKADKWRNGELGRFKGNEKLKGDFDVLEADVRKTHFHRNSSSESGGDKGRISGSSPSHGRYRSRSRSIGHTRDRSRSRSVIDEYVHSKRRRSEYDYDEERVRARGREHGHGSVVDDRREYSSGYHNREAHDRDRSRDRDLYREKKQEETSRGKEIERDRQRVKERERSRERYKRDVEKDRSREREDRDRRQEKERDRSWETVFERDMRREKERDRSRDRTRDAKRDRDLENERDDKNRERDNIKERARRDDRYRHKDRDTANGKDRHARHEDGNDNGDKYRKHSRHEENDYHWDRKRNSVKDYTSRGGSTAEVDESKLTSSEVEPDDLEEDTLHLPDQEEEDLNRIKEESRRRREAIMEKYKKQHQQVEVVGNERKDKDTYIQTETSEVHDGKNDDADYVEPSFAVGKSPENVTVASQKISLAGGLGEGTPKSERSEDKYCDDIFGETPTGVRKSGKGDGLMIERVGLHDNWDDAEGYYSYRIGEILDGRYEVTAAHGRGVFSTVVRAKNLKVGNGEPEEVAIKIIRNNDTMYKAGMDELVILKKLVGADPDDKRHCVRFLSSFRYRNHLCLVFESLNMNLREVLKKFGRNIGLRLTAVRAYAKQLFIALKHLRNCGVLHCDIKPDNMLVNEAKNVLKLCDFGNAMFAGKNEVTPYLVSRFYRAPEIILGLAYDHPLDIWAPFQRRCYEREHLLNNILIRT; this is encoded by the exons ATGGCTACCGATGCCCGTGACTCGCGTCACAAGCATCGCCGATCACCCTCTCCGGAGGATGTGGACAGATCCTCGAAGCGCCACAAGCATCGCCACCGCCATCGCCACCGCCACGGTAGCAAAAAGCGCGAGGAAGATATTGAATTCGATGATCGAACCATTGCTGCTGTTCCTTCTCCAACTCCGCATAGACATCTCCCGGAGGACGATGTGGAGGAAGGAGAGATCCTCGATGATGAAGCTCTCGATAGTGAGGTAGGGAAAAAAGAGACGGAATCTGATGTCGAACCTGGTGAAATCAAGGTGACCGGAGATGGAGATGTTCAATCTGATAATCAAAATTCG GGACACCTCACTGTAAATTCAGAAACCAATGAGGACATCCGGGTTGATAAATTTATTAGCCCCACAAACAATGCAGATGGTGTCTCTCCTAATCGTTTAAGTGCTGAGACTCAAGATGGAAAGCATGCTACTGATGGTCTGGACAATGGTTATTTGAATCCTAAATCTTCCAAGGCGGATAAGTGGCGGAATGGGGAACTTGGACGTTTTAAAGGGAATGAGAAACTAAAAGGTGACTTTGATGTGCTGGAGGCTGATGTTAGGAAAACACATTTCCATAGGAATTCATCATCCGAAAGTGGGGGAGACAAAGGTAGAATATCAGGAAGTTCTCCTTCTCATGGCAGATATAGAAGTCGTTCAAGATCAATTGGTCATACAAGAGACAGGTCTCGTTCTCGTAGTGTCATAGATGAATATGTTCATTCCAAGAGAAGGCGCTCTGAATATGACTATGATGAGGAAAGAGTGAGGGCACGTGGAAGGGAACATGGTCATGGAAGTGTGGTAGATGATAGAAGGGAATAcagtagtggatatcacaatcGCGAGGCCCATGATAGAGATAGGAGTAGGGATAGAGACTTGtacagagaaaagaaacaagAGGAAACAAGCAGGGGTAAGGAGATTGAGAGGGACCGCCAAAGGGTAAAGGAACGTGAAAGGAGCCGTGAGAGATATAAAAGGGATGTAGAAAAAGATAGGAGCAGGGAAAGGGAGGATAGGGACAGGAggcaagaaaaggaaagagataGGAGCTGGGAGACAGTGTTTGAAAGGGATAtgagaagggaaaaggaaagaGATAGGAGTAGGGACAGAACAAGAGATGCTAAGAGAGATAGAGACCTGGAGAATGAAAGGGATGATAAGAATCGAGAAAGGGATAATATTAAGGAGAGGGCAAGGCGAGATGATAGATATAGACACAAAGATAGAGACACTGCAAATGGTAAAGATAGGCACGCTCGTCATGAAGATGGTAATGACAATGGAGATAAATATAGAAAACATTCGAGACATGAAGAAAATGATTACCATTgggatagaaaaagaaattctgTAAAGGATTATACCTCAAGGGGGGGAAGTACTGCAGAAGTGGATGAAAGCAAACTAACAAG CAGTGAGGTTGAACCAGATGACTTAGAGGAGGATACATTGCACTTACCTGACCAAGAAGAGGAAGATCTCAACAGGATCAAAGAAGAGAGTAGAAGAAGAAGGGAAGCAATAATGGAGAAATACAAGAAGCAGCATCAGCAAGTAGAAGTGGTTGGAAATGAACGAAAAG ACAAGGATACATACATTCAAACTGAAACCTCTGAAGTACATGATGGTAAGAATGATGATGCCGATTATGTGGAGCCATCATTTGCTGTTGGAAAATCTCCTGAAAATGTGACTGTTGCTTCTCAGAAGATATCTCTTGCTGGAGGCCTGGGAGAGGGTACTCCAAAG AGTGAAAGGTCAGAGGACAAGTACTGTGACGATATATTTGGGGAGACACCAACGGGAGTTCGAAAATCA GGAAAAGGTGATGGTTTAATGATTGAAAGGGTTGGCCTACATGACAACTGGGATGATGCAGAGGGATACTACA GCTATCGAATTGGTGAAATACTTGATGGCCGATATGAAGTCACTGCTGCACACGGGAGGGGTGTCTTTTCAACAGTTGTTCGGGCAAAGAATCTGAAGGTGGGAAATGGTGAGCCAGAGGAAGtagcaataaaaataattcgTAATAATGACACCAT GTACAAGGCTGGTATGGATGAATTGGTCATATTGAAGAAATTAGTAGGTGCAGATCCAGATGATAAACGTCATTGTGTTCGTTTCCTTTCAAGTTTTAGATACAGGAATCATCTTTGTTTAGTTTTTGAATCTCTTAATATGAATCTCCGTGAGGTTTTAAAGAAGTTTGGTCGCAATATTGGCCTTAGGCTAACAGCTGTGAGAGCATACGCAAAACAGCTTTTTATTGCCTTGAAGCATCTCCGGAATTGTGGTGTTCTTCATTGTGACATAAAGCCAGATAATATGTTG GTAAACGAGGCTAAAAATGTTTTGAAGCTTTGTGACTTTGGTAATGCAATGTTTGCTGGTAAAAATGAAGTTACACCATATCTTGTGAGTCGTTTTTATCGTGCCCCAGAAATAA TACTTGGCTTGGCATATGATCATCCATTGGATATTTG GGCCCCTTTCCAAAGAAGATGCTACGAAAG GGAGCATTTACTGAACAACATTTTGATCAGGACCTGA
- the LOC106771868 gene encoding cytochrome P450 CYP73A100, which translates to MSFQIKKPIFSALVSVLLISITKLFHSYFSIPFSPFNVAIPIATTLSVIIICKYFLTSKTHSSTPPGPLSVPIFGNWLQVGNDLNHRLLASMSQTYGPVFLLKLGSKNLVVVSDPELATQVLHSQGVEFGSRPRNVVFDIFTGNGQDMVFTVYGDHWRKMRRIMTLPFFTNKVVHNYSSMWEEEMDLVVRDLNLNERVGSEGIVIRKRLQLMLYNIMYRMMFDAKFESQEDPLFIQATRFNSERSRLAQSFEYNYGDFIPLLRPFLRGYLNKCKDLQSRRLAFFNTHYVEKRRQIMAANGEKHKISCAIDHIIDAQMKGEISEENVIYIVENINVAAIETTLWSMEWAIAELVNHPSVQKKIRDEISEVLKGEPVTESNLHELPYLQATVKETLRLHTPIPLLVPHMNLEEAKLGGYTIPKESKVVVNAWWLANNPSWWKNPEEFRPERFLEEECATDAVAGGKVDFRFVPFGVGRRSCPGIILALPILGLVIAKMVSNFELSAPKGTKIDVSEKGGQFSLHIANHSTVLFHPIRTL; encoded by the exons ATGAGTTTCCAAATCAAGAAACCAATATTTTCAGCTCTTGTATCAGTATTACTCATTTCAATTacaaaactcttccattcttatTTCTCCATACCATTCTCACCATTCAATGTTGCCATTCCTATTGCCACGACCCTTTCTGTTATAATCATAtgcaaatatttcttaacttcTAAAACTCACTCTTCCACTCCCCCTGGTCCTCTATCAGTTCCTATATTTGGTAACTGGCTGCAAGTTGGCAATGATCTCAACCACCGTCTTCTAGCGTCAATGTCACAGACCTATGGTCCTGTGTTCCTACTCAAACTAGGTTCCAAAAACTTGGTTGTGGTCTCTGATCCCGAGCTCGCCACCCAAGTGCTCCATTCACAAGGTGTGGAATTTGGCTCGCGCCCACGAAATGTTGTGTTTGATATCTTCACTGGGAACGGCCAAGACATGGTTTTCACTGTTTATGGTGACCACTGGCGCAAAATGCGCAGAATCATGACGCTGCCATTCTTCACCAACAAGGTTGTCCACAACTACAGCAGCATGTGGGAGGAGGAGATGGACTTGGTGGTGCGTGACCTCAACCTGAATGAGAGAGTGGGGAGCGAAGGCATTGTTATCAGAAAGCGGCTTCAGTTGATGCTATACAATATCATGTATAGGATGATGTTTGACGCCAAGTTTGAATCACAAGAGGACCCTTTGTTCATTCAGGCCACGAGGTTTAACTCTGAGAGAAGCCGTTTGGCACAGAGTTTTGAATACAATTATGGGGATTTTATACCATTGCTCAGGCCATTCTTGAGGGGGTACCTAAACAAGTGCAAGGACTTGCAATCTAGGAGGCTTGCATTTTTCAACACCCACTACGTTGAGAAAAGAAG ACAAATAATGGCTGCCAATGGGGAGAAACACAAGATCAGCTGTGCTATTGATCACATCATAGATGCACAGATGAAGGGAGAAATCAGTGAAGAGAATGTGATATATATAGTAGAAAACATCAACGTTGCAGCAATTGAGACAACATTATGGTCCATGGAATGGGCAATAGCAGAGTTGGTTAATCATCCAAGCGTTCAAAAGAAGATACGTGATGAGATATCAGAAGTGCTTAAAGGGGAGCCAGTGACGGAATCCAACCTACACGAGCTCCCATACTTACAAGCAACTGTGAAAGAAACACTGAGACTTCACACCCCGATTCCTCTCTTGGTGCCCCACATGAACCTGGAAGAAGCAAAGTTAGGAGGGTACACTATACCAAAGGAGTCCAAGGTGGTGGTGAATGCTTGGTGGCTTGCGAACAACCCATCATGGTGGAAGAATCCAGAGGAGTTCAGGCCGGAAAGGTTTTTGGAAGAGGAGTGTGCAACAGATGCTGTTGCAGGAGGAAAGGTTGATTTTAGGTTCGTGCCATTTGGTGTGGGGAGGAGGAGTTGCCCTGGAATCATACTTGCCTTACCAATACTTGGACTAGTAATTGCAAAAATGGTGTCAAATTTTGAGCTGAGTGCTCCAAAAGGGACAAAGATAGATGTGAGTGAAAAAGGAGGGCAATTCAGCTTGCACATTGCCAACCACTCCACTGTGTTGTTCCATCCAATTAGAACCCTGTGA